One segment of Candidatus Hydrogenedentota bacterium DNA contains the following:
- the phoU gene encoding phosphate signaling complex protein PhoU: protein MSRHLQNEIDKLKKRILDLGTLVEEAVYRAIHAFADRDTAVARSVIDADTVIDQMEVDIEEDCQKILALHQPVAHDLRFIIAVLKINTELERIGDATVNISERTLFLSTVPRVDIPYDFPGMAQKAQTMLHKSLDALVNLDVAAANAVIAADDEVDAINRDMYVSTERCIREQPEAAYSYIHLLGVSRYIERIADHASNIAEDVIYLVEGRIIRHHANELQSIPPAGA, encoded by the coding sequence ATGTCCAGGCATCTCCAAAACGAAATCGACAAACTGAAAAAGAGAATTCTCGACCTCGGCACGCTGGTGGAAGAGGCCGTGTACCGCGCCATCCATGCGTTCGCCGACCGCGATACGGCCGTCGCACGATCGGTCATCGACGCGGACACCGTAATTGATCAGATGGAAGTCGATATCGAGGAAGACTGCCAAAAAATCCTGGCGTTGCACCAGCCCGTGGCGCACGACCTGCGCTTTATCATCGCCGTACTCAAAATCAACACCGAATTGGAGCGCATCGGCGACGCAACCGTGAATATTTCCGAGCGCACGCTCTTCTTGTCGACCGTGCCGCGCGTAGATATTCCATATGACTTTCCCGGAATGGCGCAGAAAGCTCAGACCATGCTGCACAAGAGTCTCGACGCGCTTGTAAATCTCGACGTCGCCGCCGCGAACGCCGTCATCGCCGCGGACGACGAGGTCGATGCCATCAATCGAGATATGTACGTGAGCACCGAACGCTGCATCCGCGAACAACCGGAAGCGGCGTACAGCTATATACATCTGCTCGGTGTTTCGCGATACATCGAGCGCATCGCGGACCACGCCTCCAACATCGCGGAGGACGTCATCTATCTCGTCGAAGGACGCATCATCCGCCACCACGCGAACGAATTGCAGAGCATTCCTCCGGCTGGCGCGTAG
- the pstB gene encoding phosphate ABC transporter ATP-binding protein, with protein sequence MNSPNEHKIQTEDLDLFYGKFKALNKVSLRIKPKMTTAIIGPSGCGKSTLLRCLNRMNDLIKGVRIDGKILLDGSDIHGPGVDLAGLRRRVGMVFQRPNPFPLTVEENVAYGLRVHGMARGPEMDEIVEKSLRATGLWDDVKDKLSSAALSLSPEQQQRLCISRVVAVKPEVLLMDEPCSALDPIATGHIEELMWNLCERYTIVIVTHNMQQAARVATETAFMLLGDMVEFGPTVDIFENPKDKRTEDYVSGRYG encoded by the coding sequence ATGAATAGCCCCAACGAACACAAGATTCAGACCGAGGACTTGGACCTGTTCTACGGAAAGTTCAAGGCCCTGAACAAGGTGAGCCTTCGAATCAAACCGAAAATGACGACTGCAATCATCGGGCCGTCGGGATGCGGCAAGTCAACGCTGCTGCGCTGCCTGAACCGGATGAACGACCTCATCAAAGGTGTGCGTATCGATGGCAAAATCCTGCTGGACGGGTCGGATATCCACGGGCCGGGGGTCGATTTGGCGGGCCTGCGGCGGCGCGTCGGGATGGTGTTCCAACGGCCCAACCCATTTCCGTTAACGGTCGAAGAAAACGTCGCCTATGGTTTGCGCGTTCACGGGATGGCACGCGGCCCGGAAATGGACGAAATTGTTGAAAAGAGCCTGCGCGCCACGGGCCTGTGGGACGACGTCAAAGACAAGCTGTCCAGCGCCGCGCTTTCGCTCTCGCCGGAGCAGCAGCAACGCCTATGCATCTCGCGCGTCGTCGCGGTAAAGCCGGAAGTTTTGCTCATGGACGAGCCCTGTTCCGCGTTAGATCCTATCGCGACGGGCCACATCGAAGAACTCATGTGGAACCTCTGCGAAAGGTATACGATTGTAATCGTTACGCACAACATGCAGCAAGCCGCGCGCGTCGCTACCGAAACGGCCTTCATGTTGCTTGGCGACATGGTCGAGTTCGGGCCGACCGTTGACATATTCGAAAACCCAAAGGACAAACGCACGGAAGACTACGTCTCCGGCCGCTACGGTTAG
- a CDS encoding phosphate ABC transporter ATP-binding protein, with protein MTDAAAVNPKIQIRDLTVRYSGKEVLRKLNLDIFPNQRLAIIGPANSGKTSFLRCINRLNDLVYEFSFSGTVLLDGRDIYSPDVDVAALRRRVGMVYAVPVPLPRSVYENLVFGLRLAGINDKTTLDERVESSLKSAVIWDEVKDRLQEPATNLSGGQQQRLCLARVLALNPDVLILDEPCSGLDPISTAKIEDALAELAARHTIILVTNNTKQASRASDRIAFFLMGELIETGPTEQVFTKPENPRTDEYLTGRFG; from the coding sequence ATGACGGACGCCGCCGCGGTCAATCCCAAAATCCAGATTCGCGATCTGACGGTCCGGTACTCCGGAAAGGAAGTGCTTCGGAAGCTCAATCTCGACATCTTTCCCAACCAGCGACTGGCGATTATTGGGCCGGCAAACAGCGGCAAGACGTCCTTCCTGCGTTGCATCAACCGGCTGAACGACCTCGTCTACGAATTCTCGTTCTCCGGAACTGTGCTGCTCGACGGACGGGACATTTACAGCCCGGATGTCGACGTCGCTGCCTTGCGCCGGCGCGTCGGCATGGTCTACGCGGTGCCCGTGCCGTTACCGCGCTCCGTCTACGAGAATCTCGTTTTTGGATTGCGTCTGGCCGGCATCAACGACAAGACGACGCTTGACGAACGCGTGGAATCCTCCCTCAAATCCGCGGTAATTTGGGACGAGGTCAAGGACCGCCTCCAGGAACCCGCAACAAATCTCTCCGGAGGGCAACAACAGCGGTTGTGTCTTGCGCGTGTCCTCGCGCTGAACCCGGACGTGCTGATTCTCGACGAACCGTGTTCTGGACTCGACCCCATTTCGACCGCCAAAATCGAAGATGCGCTTGCAGAACTCGCCGCGCGGCATACCATCATTTTGGTCACCAATAACACAAAACAGGCCAGCCGGGCGTCCGACCGGATCGCCTTCTTTCTCATGGGGGAGCTCATCGAGACCGGGCCTACCGAACAGGTATTCACCAAGCCGGAGAACCCGCGCACCGACGAGTACCTCACCGGACGATTCGGATGA
- the pstA gene encoding phosphate ABC transporter permease PstA: MRVMSPTAAQRVAVGIMWLLAGTTVSVLLFIIAYILAHGVPHITLEFLLQSPRRMGRMGGIFPMIVGTVYVAGLAVIIAAPVGVATAIYLTEYTRESRLTSIIRFGADCLAGIPSIIFGLFGFVFFTITLGMGLSVISGALTLALMVLPTIIRTAEEAIRAVPYSYREVSYGLGSTRWQMVTRVVLPSATPGICTGIVLSVGRSISETAAVMLTAGSALHLPGSMFDSSRTLALHFYILSREGISMDNAYATASVLIISILLLNAVAYWLLNRFSRSLQ, translated from the coding sequence ATGAGGGTCATGTCTCCGACCGCTGCGCAACGCGTGGCCGTCGGCATCATGTGGTTGCTCGCCGGCACTACGGTCAGCGTGTTGTTGTTCATCATCGCGTACATTCTCGCACATGGCGTGCCCCACATTACCCTGGAATTCCTTCTGCAGTCTCCACGGCGGATGGGGCGGATGGGCGGCATCTTCCCGATGATCGTCGGGACCGTCTATGTGGCGGGGTTGGCGGTGATTATCGCCGCGCCCGTGGGTGTCGCCACTGCAATCTATCTCACCGAGTACACGCGCGAAAGCCGGTTGACGTCGATTATCCGCTTCGGCGCGGACTGTCTCGCCGGCATTCCCTCGATCATCTTTGGCCTGTTCGGTTTTGTGTTTTTCACCATCACGCTCGGCATGGGCTTGAGCGTGATTTCCGGTGCGCTGACGCTGGCATTGATGGTGCTGCCCACAATCATTCGTACGGCCGAGGAAGCAATTCGCGCCGTGCCGTACTCCTACCGTGAAGTCAGTTATGGCCTTGGCAGCACCCGCTGGCAGATGGTCACTCGCGTGGTCCTGCCGTCGGCGACGCCGGGCATCTGCACCGGAATCGTCCTCTCCGTCGGGCGCAGCATCAGCGAGACTGCCGCCGTCATGTTGACCGCCGGGTCGGCTTTGCACCTGCCCGGTTCGATGTTCGACTCGTCGCGCACGCTCGCGCTGCACTTCTACATCCTGTCTCGCGAAGGTATCTCGATGGACAACGCCTACGCGACCGCGTCCGTGCTCATCATTTCGATACTGCTCCTTAACGCGGTTGCATACTGGTTATTGAATCGCTTCTCGCGGAGCCTGCAATGA
- the pstC gene encoding phosphate ABC transporter permease subunit PstC, giving the protein MRQDKLIAAALMIVAFSAVSGLALITVFIFKSGLPLIIESGARGFFLSLDWDPKNGSFGILSMIVGSLAVTAGAMIIGTVFGLGLAIVLTQFCPREIAAILKPLIELLAGIPSVVYGFIGVVTIAPLIRTHLGGPGLSVLAASIVLGVMVLPTVTSISVDAIKAVPRSYWEGSIALGATEWQSTYMVLLKAARSGIVAAIILGMGRAVGETMAVIMVAGNTLEIPHGPLDAVRTLTSNIALEMGYASGKHRDALFATAVTLFIIIMILNTAALLIAKRGVRGGGR; this is encoded by the coding sequence ATGAGACAGGACAAACTCATAGCGGCTGCGCTGATGATCGTGGCGTTCTCGGCGGTGTCCGGGCTCGCGTTGATTACAGTATTCATCTTCAAATCGGGCCTGCCCCTCATAATCGAATCAGGTGCGCGTGGGTTCTTTCTCTCGCTCGATTGGGACCCAAAGAACGGAAGCTTCGGCATCCTGTCCATGATCGTCGGCTCGCTGGCGGTCACTGCCGGCGCCATGATCATCGGCACCGTGTTTGGACTTGGCCTTGCCATTGTGTTGACGCAATTTTGCCCCCGCGAAATCGCCGCAATTCTAAAGCCGCTTATCGAACTCCTGGCCGGAATTCCCTCGGTCGTTTACGGGTTCATCGGCGTCGTAACCATTGCGCCGCTGATTCGCACGCATCTGGGCGGGCCGGGGTTGTCCGTGCTTGCCGCATCGATTGTGCTCGGCGTGATGGTCCTGCCAACGGTTACCAGCATCTCCGTGGATGCAATCAAGGCCGTGCCCCGATCGTATTGGGAAGGTTCGATTGCACTCGGCGCTACAGAGTGGCAGTCCACCTACATGGTCCTGCTGAAGGCGGCGCGTTCCGGAATCGTCGCCGCGATTATTTTGGGTATGGGACGCGCCGTCGGCGAAACGATGGCCGTCATCATGGTCGCCGGCAACACGCTCGAAATCCCGCACGGTCCACTCGACGCCGTGCGCACACTCACCAGCAACATTGCGCTCGAAATGGGGTACGCTTCCGGAAAACACCGGGACGCGTTGTTTGCCACGGCGGTCACGCTGTTCATAATCATCATGATTCTGAATACCGCCGCGTTGCTCATTGCCAAGCGCGGCGTTCGCGGTGGTGGCCGATGA
- a CDS encoding phosphate ABC transporter substrate-binding protein, with the protein MSKSLAEWISSLCLTVALCFLALGCGGKHERAVNVVGSTSVQPFAEFLAEEYMAAHAEENVEVQGGGSTAGLQAVANQLADIGMCSRSLTEDEEKQFSGTTIARDGLAIVVNPGNPVTELTTDQLRALFSGSIRSWKDVGGEDGPVRPITREEGSGTRESFTHLVMGKERISRAALTQESNGAVKELVKGDPAAIGYMSLGLVGSELKAIKVDGVEPTGENVIADQYKLARPFLFITEGTLRPEAQRFMDYVLSPEGQRTLESEGLVRAK; encoded by the coding sequence ATGTCGAAATCGTTAGCGGAGTGGATATCGTCACTCTGTTTGACCGTCGCACTGTGCTTTCTCGCACTGGGGTGCGGCGGAAAACATGAGCGCGCGGTGAACGTTGTCGGTTCCACGTCGGTCCAGCCCTTCGCCGAATTCCTCGCAGAGGAATACATGGCCGCACACGCTGAAGAAAACGTCGAGGTGCAAGGCGGCGGCTCCACGGCGGGACTCCAGGCAGTTGCGAATCAACTCGCCGACATCGGCATGTGTTCGCGCTCGCTAACCGAGGACGAAGAAAAGCAGTTCTCCGGCACGACAATCGCCCGGGACGGCCTGGCAATCGTGGTCAACCCGGGCAATCCAGTGACCGAACTGACAACGGACCAGTTGCGCGCGCTATTCAGCGGTTCAATTCGCAGTTGGAAGGATGTCGGCGGAGAAGACGGACCCGTCCGGCCAATTACGCGTGAGGAAGGGTCGGGCACGCGCGAGAGCTTCACGCACCTCGTCATGGGGAAAGAGCGAATCTCGCGCGCCGCGCTGACGCAGGAATCGAACGGAGCGGTGAAAGAGCTGGTCAAGGGCGATCCCGCCGCGATCGGTTACATGTCACTGGGCCTGGTCGGCTCGGAGCTGAAAGCAATAAAAGTGGACGGCGTCGAGCCGACGGGCGAAAACGTAATTGCTGACCAATACAAGCTTGCCCGGCCGTTCTTGTTCATCACGGAAGGGACGCTTCGACCCGAAGCACAGCGGTTTATGGATTACGTGCTTTCACCTGAAGGGCAACGCACTCTCGAGTCGGAAGGCCTCGTGCGAGCGAAATGA
- a CDS encoding NAD(P)/FAD-dependent oxidoreductase produces MQHDSGTIIVGAGPSGLAMAACLKRADVPFELIERAEHVGSAWRSHYERLHLHTVKKHSNLPYFSFPAGVEKYPSRQDVVDYLDAYMRHFDIEPRLGEEVISIRRDNGAWQTTTTRRAYTSQRVVIATGYNRRPVIPTWPGEESFQGAIIHSAEYRNGEPYRGKRVLVVGIGNTGGEIAIDLCEYGAAPVHISVRGPINVIPRDYLGTPAQVSGIMLSKLPRAVRYPLSKAIARVATGDLSRYGIRWPEFGPIESVERFGRVALIDIGTIDLIKRGEITVVPGIKRFTERGVAFMDGATHEYDAVILATGYKPRIEDFLQDAHDVTDEAGYPVPPAGESKWPGLYFLGFVNPPTGLLRQIAIDAQRIAAEIAYTATRSHAHA; encoded by the coding sequence GTGCAGCACGATAGCGGCACAATTATTGTTGGAGCTGGTCCATCCGGTCTGGCGATGGCGGCGTGCCTCAAGCGCGCCGACGTGCCGTTCGAATTGATCGAACGCGCGGAGCACGTGGGATCGGCTTGGCGGTCGCATTACGAACGGCTGCACCTGCATACGGTCAAGAAACACTCGAACCTGCCGTACTTTTCGTTCCCGGCCGGCGTCGAGAAGTACCCGTCGCGCCAGGACGTAGTCGACTATCTCGATGCGTATATGCGCCATTTTGACATTGAGCCGCGCTTGGGCGAAGAAGTCATATCTATCCGGCGAGATAACGGCGCCTGGCAAACGACGACGACGCGCCGCGCGTACACATCGCAGCGGGTGGTGATCGCGACAGGGTACAACCGAAGGCCGGTGATACCCACGTGGCCCGGCGAAGAGTCGTTTCAGGGCGCCATCATACACAGCGCGGAGTACCGCAACGGAGAACCGTACCGCGGCAAACGCGTGCTCGTGGTCGGGATTGGCAACACGGGTGGCGAGATCGCAATCGATCTCTGCGAATATGGCGCTGCGCCGGTGCATATCAGCGTGCGCGGTCCCATCAACGTCATCCCGCGCGACTACCTTGGTACGCCCGCGCAAGTGTCCGGGATCATGTTGAGCAAACTCCCGCGCGCGGTGCGGTACCCACTGAGCAAAGCGATCGCACGCGTTGCGACGGGAGACCTTTCGCGGTACGGGATTCGTTGGCCGGAGTTTGGGCCCATCGAGAGCGTCGAACGGTTTGGCCGCGTCGCCCTTATCGATATCGGCACCATCGATTTGATCAAGCGCGGCGAGATCACGGTCGTGCCGGGCATAAAGCGTTTCACCGAGCGCGGAGTTGCGTTCATGGATGGCGCTACCCACGAGTACGACGCGGTGATCCTTGCGACGGGATACAAACCGCGCATCGAAGATTTTCTCCAAGATGCGCATGACGTAACCGACGAAGCCGGATACCCCGTTCCGCCGGCTGGCGAGTCCAAATGGCCGGGCCTGTACTTTCTCGGCTTCGTAAATCCTCCGACCGGATTGCTGCGGCAGATCGCCATCGATGCGCAGCGTATCGCCGCCGAGATTGCGTACACGGCGACCCGGAGTCACGCTCATGCGTAA
- a CDS encoding aromatic ring-hydroxylating dioxygenase subunit alpha, which produces MRNMEHWHPVALSAELGTKPIGVRLNGEEIALFRTVRGEIGALQDQCPHRRMRLSCGAVRGDRLECPYHGWTFDCSGAGESPGTPKLHAQAKHYEVREQYGAVWIRRAGGETAFPEFEVAGYHPACVLRHVASAPLEVVLDNFTEIEHTPTTHALLGYELAHMPEVTTAVESTEDSVYVFNRGPQKRIPLYFRALLGVREGDMFVDEWTTRFSPVYSVYDQWWSDPKTGKERRDRLRIYVFFNPIGPEETGLVTFAFLKSRLWSGGAVRAIVGPVLRKLVDMEVGLDVQMLSRLADKTPGIEGMRLSRFDKVLGLNRKRIATVYRGERDETIDTPALPH; this is translated from the coding sequence ATGCGTAATATGGAACATTGGCATCCGGTTGCCCTGTCGGCCGAGTTGGGTACGAAACCGATCGGGGTCCGGCTGAACGGCGAAGAGATCGCATTGTTTCGCACTGTGCGCGGCGAAATCGGCGCATTGCAGGATCAGTGCCCGCACCGCCGCATGCGGCTCAGTTGCGGCGCGGTTAGGGGGGACCGGCTCGAGTGCCCGTATCATGGCTGGACATTTGACTGCTCGGGTGCGGGCGAAAGCCCCGGCACGCCAAAACTGCACGCGCAGGCGAAACACTACGAGGTTCGCGAGCAGTACGGCGCCGTTTGGATTCGGCGCGCGGGCGGGGAAACAGCGTTTCCTGAATTCGAGGTCGCGGGATACCACCCGGCGTGCGTACTGCGGCACGTCGCGAGTGCGCCGCTTGAGGTGGTGCTCGACAACTTCACCGAAATCGAGCACACACCGACGACGCACGCGCTCCTGGGCTATGAACTCGCCCACATGCCGGAAGTGACGACGGCGGTCGAGTCCACCGAGGATTCGGTGTACGTCTTCAATCGCGGCCCGCAGAAGCGTATCCCGCTCTATTTTCGCGCGCTCCTGGGAGTCCGCGAGGGCGACATGTTTGTGGACGAATGGACGACACGCTTTTCGCCTGTGTATTCGGTGTACGATCAGTGGTGGTCAGACCCGAAGACCGGTAAGGAGCGGCGCGACCGCTTACGCATCTATGTGTTTTTCAATCCGATCGGTCCGGAAGAAACGGGGCTTGTCACATTTGCGTTCTTGAAATCTCGGCTTTGGAGTGGCGGCGCGGTGCGCGCCATCGTTGGGCCAGTGCTGCGCAAACTGGTTGACATGGAGGTGGGTCTCGATGTGCAGATGCTTTCGAGGCTCGCGGACAAAACGCCGGGAATCGAGGGGATGCGTCTGAGCCGTTTCGACAAGGTGCTGGGATTGAACCGGAAGCGCATCGCCACAGTGTATCGAGGCGAGCGCGACGAGACCATCGATACGCCTGCGCTGCCGCATTAG
- a CDS encoding type 1 glutamine amidotransferase translates to MYENLELHYPRLRLIEAGYEVKVVGPKKGETYGSKEGYPAVTDAAFGDIDPKQVKILVVPGGFAPDKLRRYPECNRFVADAWAAGAVVGAICHAGWVPISAKIVRGVRMTSVNAIKDDLENAGAIWVDEPCVVDGRFVSAQIPKDLPAFMEAVLRVAEAK, encoded by the coding sequence ATGTACGAGAACCTGGAATTGCATTATCCGCGGCTTCGCCTCATCGAGGCGGGCTATGAGGTGAAGGTTGTCGGGCCCAAGAAAGGCGAGACCTATGGGTCGAAGGAGGGATATCCTGCGGTAACGGATGCGGCATTCGGGGACATCGACCCGAAACAGGTGAAGATACTGGTGGTGCCGGGCGGTTTTGCGCCGGACAAATTGCGGCGGTATCCGGAGTGCAATCGATTTGTCGCCGACGCGTGGGCCGCGGGCGCGGTCGTTGGCGCGATCTGCCACGCGGGCTGGGTCCCCATCAGCGCCAAGATAGTGCGAGGAGTGCGGATGACGAGCGTGAACGCAATCAAGGACGACCTCGAAAACGCCGGAGCAATTTGGGTTGATGAGCCGTGCGTCGTCGATGGTCGTTTCGTCTCGGCGCAAATACCGAAGGACCTGCCCGCGTTCATGGAAGCGGTCCTTCGTGTGGCGGAGGCGAAATGA
- a CDS encoding TenA family protein: MIAQMLWQSNGDLAKSCLDHPFVLGLADGSLPPQRFARYMEQDAYFLDAFARAYAMALAKSPDREGFFAFKDLLDGVLDELQLHEELAARHNLNLEPEPSPATVSYTDFLLRVAAMAPVGEIVAAMTPCMRLYAWLGQELAEKLSKTSPYRDWVMTYSSPEFEGLATRLEDLLDKYGKGLDKVPANYRRAMELEFAFFDEAWHLNV; the protein is encoded by the coding sequence ATGATTGCGCAAATGCTTTGGCAATCGAACGGCGACCTTGCGAAGTCGTGCCTCGATCATCCCTTTGTGCTGGGATTGGCGGACGGCTCGTTGCCGCCGCAGCGGTTCGCGCGGTACATGGAACAGGACGCGTATTTTCTCGATGCGTTCGCGCGGGCGTATGCGATGGCGCTGGCCAAGAGCCCGGATCGCGAAGGGTTCTTCGCGTTCAAGGATTTGTTGGACGGTGTGCTTGATGAACTTCAACTGCACGAAGAGTTGGCTGCGCGGCACAATCTGAACCTCGAACCGGAGCCGTCGCCCGCTACGGTTTCGTATACGGATTTCCTGTTGCGCGTTGCGGCAATGGCGCCGGTGGGAGAGATCGTTGCGGCGATGACACCGTGCATGCGGCTGTACGCGTGGCTGGGACAAGAACTGGCGGAGAAGTTGTCAAAGACGAGCCCGTACCGAGATTGGGTGATGACGTACAGCAGCCCGGAGTTCGAAGGGCTTGCGACTCGGCTCGAGGACTTATTGGACAAGTACGGTAAAGGGCTCGACAAGGTCCCCGCGAATTACCGTCGCGCGATGGAGTTGGAGTTCGCTTTTTTCGATGAGGCGTGGCATTTGAATGTGTAG